A genomic segment from Spirochaetota bacterium encodes:
- a CDS encoding RNHCP domain-containing protein, with translation MSRIDYKTGNESETFICENCGAGVVPPESGTRNRNHCPECLWSRHVDYRTGDRLSVCGGMMEPIAVWARGGGEWALVHRCAKCGIVRVNRIAGDDNSLRLLGLATGPLRRLPFSLDGPAGASASKGGRP, from the coding sequence ATGTCAAGAATCGATTACAAAACGGGAAATGAGTCAGAAACCTTTATCTGTGAAAATTGCGGCGCCGGCGTGGTGCCGCCCGAATCGGGAACACGGAACAGGAACCACTGCCCCGAATGCCTGTGGAGCAGGCACGTCGATTACCGCACGGGCGACCGCCTGTCGGTGTGTGGCGGCATGATGGAGCCCATCGCAGTCTGGGCCAGAGGCGGCGGCGAGTGGGCGCTGGTGCACCGTTGTGCGAAATGCGGGATCGTCCGCGTCAACCGCATAGCGGGCGACGACAACAGCCTGCGCCTCCTCGGTCTTGCCACGGGGCCGCTCCGGCGCCTTCCGTTCAGCCTGGACGGACCCGCCGGCGCGAGCGCGTCGAAAGGAGGACGGCCATGA
- the rsgA gene encoding ribosome small subunit-dependent GTPase A: protein MKLERLGWSDFFEAQFAPLKGSGLLPARVTAEAGPVYMVETEEGPATAQVSGRFQYVACGRADFPATGDWVLARVEGDLLMIERVLERKSRFSRTAAGGGSDEQVLAANVDTMFVTASLEGGRNFTERGLERYLVMVADGGAAPVIVLNKCDLCPADERDDFSRRVASIAGNVPLVILSARTGEGLDGLRGLLVPGRTAAFTGPSGVGKSALINALLGRDAQHTGEVREDDRRGRHTTTRRELFFLENGAMVIDTPGLRELRPSGDAGSLLAAFPEIAGAAALCKFRNCGHADEPGCAVLSMVSEGAIAHDRYQAYMSLAREMRTTEALRTEKGRRERKARDREIAKLVKEYNRIHRE, encoded by the coding sequence ATGAAGCTCGAACGACTTGGATGGAGTGACTTTTTCGAGGCGCAGTTCGCGCCGCTTAAAGGCTCGGGGCTTTTGCCCGCCAGGGTGACGGCCGAGGCCGGCCCCGTTTACATGGTGGAGACCGAGGAGGGCCCCGCGACGGCGCAGGTGTCCGGGCGCTTTCAGTACGTCGCCTGCGGCCGCGCCGATTTCCCGGCGACGGGCGACTGGGTGCTCGCGCGCGTCGAGGGTGATCTATTGATGATAGAGCGTGTGCTGGAACGTAAAAGCCGCTTTTCGCGAACAGCGGCCGGCGGCGGGAGCGACGAACAGGTGCTGGCCGCGAACGTCGACACCATGTTCGTAACGGCCTCGCTCGAGGGCGGCAGGAACTTCACGGAGCGCGGGCTCGAGCGGTATCTTGTTATGGTGGCCGACGGCGGGGCCGCGCCGGTCATCGTGCTCAACAAGTGCGACCTGTGCCCCGCGGACGAAAGGGACGACTTCTCGCGGAGGGTCGCGTCGATCGCGGGGAATGTTCCGCTCGTCATACTGAGTGCCCGTACCGGTGAGGGGCTTGATGGTCTCCGGGGGCTCCTTGTCCCCGGCAGGACCGCGGCCTTTACGGGGCCGTCGGGCGTCGGCAAATCCGCGCTCATCAACGCGCTCCTGGGGCGCGACGCCCAGCATACCGGCGAGGTGCGCGAGGACGACAGGCGGGGCAGGCACACCACGACCCGCAGGGAGCTCTTCTTTCTCGAAAACGGGGCGATGGTGATCGATACGCCGGGCCTCCGGGAGCTTCGGCCCTCGGGCGATGCGGGGTCGCTGTTGGCGGCCTTCCCGGAGATCGCCGGGGCCGCGGCCTTGTGTAAATTCCGGAACTGCGGCCACGCCGACGAACCGGGCTGCGCGGTGCTGAGCATGGTGTCGGAGGGAGCGATCGCGCACGACCGCTACCAGGCCTATATGTCGCTCGCGCGCGAGATGCGGACAACGGAGGCGCTACGCACGGAGAAGGGCCGGCGCGAGCGGAAGGCGCGGGACAGGGAGATCGCAAAGCTGGTAAAGGAGTATAACCGGATACACAGGGAGTGA
- a CDS encoding diguanylate cyclase: MRTVPLFLLIMLLLPAAVRCDRLTNPDGYPRAVGGVLDLREWDFDRRGTLPLSGDWEFYWNELHAPRRFTGDRPPPRTGYAALPGTWKDLPVNGAKLPGTGHATYRLVVLLDRPHHDLAIRTTTVSSAFAIYVNGTMANRAGAVGADPTASIPGCLPQVSEIESAPADRLDIVLQVSNFHYRAGGPWEHIRLGIQDEIAYEKWIIDIKSVFLFGCLFIMFLYHLALFLMRPQDRQFAYMALFCLIISLRPLFTGEYIITRILPAIPFDAVIRVLYLSYFFAVPAGVYLFKSLYPDETPGRQPVIVMAITGAFSIAVLFSPPLVFTRFVFAFFYFALAIIAAVIVENVIAVKRKRDGAAIILAGFAVLSVATINDNLNASYNVHSVNLVDAGTIIFVLCQALVLSRRLTGTFTRVEILSRELTGLNAGLEEQVKERTLDLECAYESMKEISVRDPLTGCFNRRFLEEQLPTEIERALRYGRPLSVIMGDIDHFKAINDTHGHHAGDLVLISISRAIIDTMRDRIDWVCRYGGEEFIIVMPETRIEDGSIVAERLRAKIENTPVEASGTSIPVTMSFGLTGFIPPVRRMKITMKDLIESADSMLYRAKNEGRNRVVTGSVEDSPKG; encoded by the coding sequence ATGAGAACGGTCCCGTTATTCCTGCTCATCATGCTCCTCCTGCCGGCCGCCGTACGGTGCGACCGCCTGACGAACCCGGACGGGTACCCCCGCGCGGTCGGCGGCGTGCTCGACCTGAGGGAGTGGGACTTTGACCGCCGTGGAACGCTCCCGCTTTCGGGCGACTGGGAATTCTACTGGAACGAGCTCCACGCTCCGCGGCGCTTCACCGGCGACCGGCCGCCGCCCCGCACGGGCTACGCCGCCCTCCCCGGCACATGGAAAGACCTGCCGGTAAACGGCGCGAAACTGCCGGGAACGGGCCACGCCACCTACCGCCTCGTCGTCCTTCTCGACAGGCCACACCATGACCTGGCCATACGGACCACCACCGTCAGCTCGGCCTTCGCCATATACGTCAACGGAACGATGGCGAACCGGGCCGGCGCGGTCGGCGCGGACCCGACCGCATCCATTCCCGGCTGCCTGCCCCAGGTAAGCGAGATCGAAAGCGCGCCCGCCGACAGGCTGGATATCGTGCTGCAGGTGTCGAACTTCCATTACCGCGCCGGCGGACCCTGGGAGCACATACGGCTGGGCATACAGGACGAGATCGCTTACGAGAAATGGATCATTGACATCAAGAGCGTTTTCCTGTTCGGCTGCCTCTTCATCATGTTCCTTTACCACTTGGCCCTGTTCCTCATGCGGCCGCAGGACCGGCAGTTCGCCTACATGGCGCTGTTCTGCCTTATCATCTCCCTGCGGCCGCTCTTCACCGGGGAATACATCATAACGCGCATACTTCCGGCCATACCGTTCGATGCGGTAATCCGCGTACTGTACCTGTCCTACTTTTTCGCGGTCCCCGCGGGCGTTTACCTGTTTAAATCCCTGTATCCCGACGAAACCCCCGGCCGTCAGCCCGTAATCGTAATGGCGATAACGGGAGCGTTCTCGATCGCGGTCCTGTTCAGCCCGCCGCTGGTGTTCACACGCTTCGTGTTCGCCTTCTTCTACTTCGCGCTCGCCATCATCGCGGCCGTCATCGTGGAGAACGTCATCGCGGTCAAGCGAAAGCGCGACGGCGCGGCGATAATTCTGGCGGGCTTCGCAGTATTGTCCGTCGCGACGATAAACGACAACCTTAACGCGAGCTACAACGTGCATTCGGTGAACCTGGTGGACGCGGGCACCATCATATTCGTGCTATGCCAGGCGCTGGTGCTCTCCCGCCGCCTGACCGGTACGTTTACCAGGGTGGAAATCCTCTCCCGCGAGCTCACCGGGCTCAATGCGGGACTCGAGGAGCAGGTGAAAGAGCGGACGCTTGATCTCGAGTGCGCGTACGAGTCGATGAAGGAGATTTCAGTCCGCGATCCACTCACCGGATGCTTCAACCGCCGCTTTCTGGAGGAGCAGCTTCCCACCGAAATCGAGCGCGCGCTGCGATACGGCCGCCCGCTGTCGGTTATCATGGGGGATATCGACCACTTCAAGGCGATCAACGACACCCACGGCCACCACGCCGGCGACCTGGTGCTCATCTCGATCAGCCGAGCCATCATCGACACCATGCGGGACAGGATCGACTGGGTGTGCCGCTACGGTGGCGAGGAGTTTATCATAGTCATGCCCGAAACGCGGATCGAAGACGGATCTATTGTAGCGGAGCGCCTCAGGGCGAAAATCGAGAACACTCCCGTGGAGGCGTCGGGAACATCCATCCCCGTAACGATGAGTTTCGGTCTGACGGGCTTCATACCGCCGGTTCGCAGAATGAAAATCACCATGAAAGATTTGATCGAATCGGCCGACAGCATGCTGTACCGGGCGAAGAACGAGGGGCGCAACCGGGTCGTCACCGGGTCCGTCGAGGATTCGCCCAAGGGCTGA